CGGGGTCTTGTCAACTCTACCTCTGATGTGCGCTTGAATCCCCCTCTCTGGCTCTGCAAACCCCCAAGGACCTCAGGGCCCCGCCTGCTGCGGGGGGAGCATGTCTGGCTGGGGCACCTGTGTCCAGTGGCAGGAGCCAGTGTGGGGTGGTGGGCACGGGAAGGGGTCCGAGGCCTGGATGGTGCAGGAGGTCTGGGCTTGATGTTGCGGGGCTGGGAGATGGGTTAGTGTTAGGGGTTGGGTCCTGCCACAGGGAGGGGGCGCTGGGAGGCGTGGGGCTGACTGGCACCCAGGAGGTGGTGACTGTCGCCTGGCATGGGCGAACAAGCCAAAAGTGAGGCAAGGGCCATGGGCTGGTCGCCTGCAAGGGGCGCTGGAGGCGACGGGCTCTGGTGACTAATGGGTGCAGGTGGAGGGGGCCTGAGCCCCACCATAGGTGTGAGGATGTTTGCAGGAAGGGGCTCCACGGGAGGGGCCAGCTCAGGCAGGAAGGTGTGGCCATGGGGGTGAAAGGCGGGCAGGAGGGCCCTGTGACATTCGGGAGGGCTGGACAgtgggggaccctggtgggcctGCAGGATGGCGGTCCTGGAGCCATCAGGGGTATGTTCACTGCACACAGGCCCTCCCAGCCCTGGCTCCCAGGTGAGGTCGGGGGAAGGAACTTGGGgtcaggagggaggcaggaaggaaggacagggacccccaaccccagcccaagagagggaggagggagaaggcagaAAGGACCTGGCCCCCACAGCCAGCGCCCTTTGCTGCTTGCCAACCCTCTGCCCTCCCCGACTTCAGCCACCCTgaccctggggcctggggctgccAGTGAGGTCACCCCCTTGTTAGAAGGAGACAAAGGGGCAGAGAGGCTCCTGCAGGTCAGGCCCTGGGGGGCACAGGCAgagacctcctgccctcctccctctccccaaccccaggTGGCTGGCAGAGTCGGCATGATGGCTCCTCATTATGGGCAGGCTGGAGTGGGGCCTGTGGGAGCTATAGAAGGTGGCCACCGTCAATGGGAAGAGGGCAGTGGGGGACACGCTGACTGTCGAGGTGAGGGGAGGCTGGGCCTTCCCCCAGGGCTCGACCCTCAGACCCTCTCCTGTCCCTGAACAGGGTCCCTGGGAGACGGACGGAGAGCCCCAGGCCCCCAGGATGGGGGTCGTAGGGAGGAGGGCCAGGCCAGTGACTGCATGCTGAcaaccctccccaccctccatccaGGTCTTGCGCTCAGCCACGCAGCAAGAGCTGAGTGTGAGCCAGACTCCAGGCAGCCTGGTCGCTCTGCTCTGCACTCCTGGACTGGGCCTCCGGACCTGTGTCTTCATCCTGTGCGGGTAAATGCCCCTCTAGTGTGCGCTTaatgacccccaccccacccggccCCAACCTCCGCCTCTGGCCGACCCTCGGGCCACCAGCAGCCAGGGAGCCTGGAGTCAGGGCTCTGCTGGCATCCACTGGCTCTGCTGACTCTTCTATTGGCCCCACTGGCTGAGAAGGCCTCTAAGACCAGGCCTGCAGCACTGACTCCCTCCATCAGGCTCCCACAGGAAACTGCCCCAGGACCAGGAGGACTCAGGCTGGGACGGGTCAACAGGAGAGATTAGTAAGGAGGATACATCACAAAGTTGCTGGGAGAACTGCAGAGCCCAACAGGCAGAGGAGGCAGTTGGAGAACTCAGCGGCAGAAAGGCACATctaccctggggcttcccaggtggtgctagtggtaaagaacccacctgccaatgcaggagatgttagagacccaggttcgatccctgggttgggaagatcccccagaggagggcatggcaactcactccagtatttttgcctggcgaatcccatggacagaggatcctggtgggctacagtccataggatcacaagagtcagacacgactgaagaaatAGCATGCACTCACGCACCCTAGTTTGGAAGGaccagagaggagggagaggggttATCAGAGGCCAGGAGCCAGGACCACCTGGCAAAGACTGAATCCACCAGGACCACAGAGAAAGGGGCTGGTCAGTGGAAGCTGAAGCCGTGGAGGGGACGCAGCCACTGCCCCACAAGGTAcccagagagggggagggagcaATACTTCAGCTTTGCCCCAGACCCGCCTCCAGTCTCTCACCAGTGCCTCCCATTGGCCAAAGCTCAGGAGACGTGGCATTGGCAAGGGaacctgggaaatgtagtccataGCGACCACCCCACCAATGGGTACAGAGCCATCAGGGGAGGCTGGAAGCAGGTCGGAGAACAAACTAGCTGCCCGATCCCCAGCCTGAATTCACCTGCGCACCCCCACCTTCTATGGCCTGATCCTGGACCTGCAGGCCCTAGGCAGCAACATTTTCCTGCTCCAGGCCCTTATTGGGGTTGCGGACATCCCAGCCAAGGTCGGcaccctgctgctgctgggccACCTGGGCCGCCAGCCCACACAGGCTGTGCTCCTGGTGCTGGCGGGGCTCTGCATCCTGGCCAACACGCTGGCACCCCACGGTGAGCAGGCGGGCCTGGGTGCACGTGGCTGCAGCCAGAGGCTCCCTACCTGGGAGAGCTTAAGCCACGAAGAGAGACCTCTTTTTCCCCATCAAGAGGGCACTGGACTAGAGCAGGACCCACTTAGGAAGGAGGCTGCTGGGCCGTCTGGACGAGATGGTGGCGGCCCACACTGGACAGCATCATGAAAAATTGTGGAGACAGAATAATAACTGTGATGGATTGCtgggatgggggggagggtgTCAGGGAGGGCAGAGAAatggagggggtggaggaggacTCCCAGAGTCTGGATCTGGGAGCCTGGGTGGGAGCAGACCAggcgggggatggggggggggggcagagaaTGTGGTCACTTAGGACACCGTGCGTGGGTGGGGTCTGGGGACACCCAGGTGGAGGTGACCAGCAGACATTTGGAAGGTCATGGGGAGAGCCCGGGACCCCCGGCAACAAGCCTGCCAACCCCATCTCTATCCACAGAAATGGGGACCCTGTGCTCAGCCCTCGCCGAGCTGGTGCTCCGGGGAGTAGGGGCTGCCTTCACCTGCTTCGCCATCTACACCGCCGAGCTCTTCCCCACTGTGCTCAGCTAAGGCCCACGGAGGGCGGACTTCCGGCCTGGGAGGGTGCCATGGGCGTGGCCTCCCCCAGACCGGATGTTCGTGCCTCGACCTTCTCTTTCACGTGACCTCGTGACCTCGGGGCTGCCCAGGTGCATGCCAGCCCAGCCTGACCCACGGTGCCTCTTGGAGCTGAGAGGGCCCGGCAGCAGTGAGAGGTCAGAGCCGTAGGCAGGCAGTGCGACCCCTCACAGGTGCATTTCTGCCGGCAGGATGACCTCAGGGGGCCTGTGCCAGATGGCCACCCGAGCAGGAGCCTCCTGGGGCCTCTGGTCCGGCTGCTGGGCGTCTATGGCGCCTCCCTGCCCCTGCTGGTGTACAGGGTGGTACCCGTGCTGAGCGGCCTGGAGGCCCAGAACCTGCTGCTGCCCGACACCATACAAAAACTGCAGAGCAAGTGAGTGGCCGCAGCCCCGGccatcccctcccccctcccaggaGCCCCAGAACAGGGCAGGCCTGGCCACCCACCGCCATCACCAGACCAAGGGAgaagcagaggcccagagagggataGGATTGGCCTGGAGTCACACAGCACCTCTTTGGAGACTAGAGACCCAGGACTAGGTCTCTCAGCTGACACTGTGGACTTGGTCCCCTACCCTTTATTCCACCATTTGAGACCTGAGTGGCCCACCTACCCCCAGCTCCACCTTGAGAGAGGTCAAGGGGGCAGCATTTTGTGAGGTGGAGAGCTGAGGGTGTGGCAGCCGTACTGGACATTCTCATGGGCCCCAGACTCTACTACTAAAGCCCCTAGATGCCTATCAGGGGTGTCACTCCCCATTCATCCCCCATCACGTGCCCAAGAGCAGGGCAGCCGTATCTCCTGAGTCCTCAGGATAGACACAGGTCAGGAGTAACTTGCACCCACGAGACACAACCCCTCCGTGTCTTTCCTAAACAGAGTGGTACGGAAGGCAACACGCGTCCAGGGATGTCCTGTCCTGAAATCCACAGGGTTTTaggcctcctgggaagcctgcgATGGGATGACTTCTCGTCAGAAGGATAGCAAAGGCCTTCCTTTCCAGAGGGCCTGGGGGCTGCCCCTCCAGCCGAGCGTGGCTTCTCACTGTCTAAGGAGCCGCCTCCAATACAGAAACGGCAAAGGATGGTGTGACTGGCAGGAGTCTGCCCAGTACACGGTCACCCGCCCCTCCCTCAAGGCCGCAGAGAGGAGCAGGGCCCGCAGTCAACTGCATCTTCCTCACCACTCACTGCCCTGAGCTCGGAGGCTGACCGCCCCCTCTCAACCTCCCCAGCTTTTCACTGCACTCCAGGGGCTCTGCAGGAGCAACAGTGACGTCTCAGATCCTCAGCTTCATCAGAAAGATGGCTCCAGCCCCTCCCACGCCCTCTCCACTCCAGCCGCGCAGCCAAGTCTTCTGTCTGCACAGCCTTGGCCACCTTCTCTCCCTGACAGCaacccctgcctcctcccagacCCAGGGCCCAACGCAGAGCTTTAGTGAAATTCTCACCATGGCTGTGGCCACACGCCTGTCCCCCAGCCTACCAGCCTGTGAGTTCGCAGAGGGTGGGGTGTCCCCATGTCCCCAGCTCCCCTAGAGCAGAG
The nucleotide sequence above comes from Cervus canadensis isolate Bull #8, Minnesota chromosome 29, ASM1932006v1, whole genome shotgun sequence. Encoded proteins:
- the SLC22A12 gene encoding LOW QUALITY PROTEIN: solute carrier family 22 member 12 (The sequence of the model RefSeq protein was modified relative to this genomic sequence to represent the inferred CDS: inserted 4 bases in 4 codons; substituted 3 bases at 3 genomic stop codons); its protein translation is MAFSELLDXVGSXGWFQVFQMVVLVVPITWLAPQNILENISAAVPSHHCWVPLLDNSTAQASVPGAPEPRALLAVSIPPGPNHGPHQCRCFHDPQWQLLDPKATATNWSEADMEPCVDGWVHNRSAFTSTIVTKIGWDLVCDAQALKPMAQSIYLAGNLVGAAMCGQVSDKFGRLRVLTWTHLQAATAGTAPASTPTLNTVIPRRSPTXGRAGEACAGSQADPLGLLAAAEWTSAQARVLVMTLNSLGYSFGQVLLAAVAYGARDWTXVSNPYSPRFVYPWWLAESAXWLLIMGRLEWGLWELXKVATVNGKRAVGDTLTVEVLRSATQQELSVSQTPGSLVALLCTPGLGLRTCVFILCGYTFYGLILDLQALGSNIFLLQALIGVADIPAKVGTLLLLGHLGRQPTQAVLLVLAGLCILANTLAPHEMGTLCSALAELVLRGVGAAFTCFAIYTAELFPTVLRMTSGGLCQMATRAGAXLGPLVRLLGVYGASLPLLVYRVVPVLSGLEAQNLLLPDTIQKLQSNFSLHSRGSAGATVTSQILSFIRKMAPAPPTPSPLQPRSQVFCLHSLGHLLSLTATPASSQTQGPTQSFSEILTMAVATRLSPSLPACTNWTGRLKASSRCIFS